From a single Oreochromis niloticus isolate F11D_XX linkage group LG3, O_niloticus_UMD_NMBU, whole genome shotgun sequence genomic region:
- the ephb4b gene encoding LOW QUALITY PROTEIN: ephrin type-B receptor 4b (The sequence of the model RefSeq protein was modified relative to this genomic sequence to represent the inferred CDS: deleted 2 bases in 1 codon) produces the protein MGAHRGPMAPGRASSCRGLLLLLLPLLAVLLGSCRAEEDVLMNTKLATSDLRWTSYPADDPQWEEASSRDDDHNTVRTYEICTIASSSSYWLRTRWIPLKAATTVYVEIWFSMMECSSLSRQPCKETFNLYYYPSDADNATLTSPAWMENPYIKVATVAADHLMLRGTRGRPNVKELRLEGLRKAGLYLAFQSQSNCMALLSVRVFYKKCPPLRRAFASFPETVPHSLVEQAQGVCVENAVTPPGEQSQPPSMLCSEVGEWVGQPTSSCACRPGYEAGETDMRCRACPSGHFKAESGSVGCSSCPANSNTRIPGSAYCPCHSGFYRADSDPPHTACTQPPSAPRSPVSQLNDTTVTLEWSEPLDRGGRQDLTYRVLCSTCGPATATKDTSCSPCGDSILYRPAQNGLTQRRVVIWGLHPQTKYIFTIQSLNGVSALSHSEPASSKLNITTSRDVPPPVSGLRRVEASESSMSLEWSVPVVQNQYQILDYELRYRPEDSEEAVEWQYVFSRSSSLVLNGLQRATRYQVQVRARSQAGYGSFGAETGFNTLPDGVSQLMVTGVAASLGILLLVVAAIVGVFCYRRRKRSAHIHDKSGHYHMGQTMKVYIDPFTYEDPNEAVREFAKEIDASFVKIEEVIGAGEFGEVCRGRLRIPGRKENYVAIKTLKGGYTEKQRRDFLSEASIMGQFQHPNIIHLEGVITTSCPVMILTEFMENGALDSFLRMNDGQFTTIQLVGMLRGIAAGMKYLSEMSYVHRDLAARNILVNSNLVCKVSDFGLSRFLTENSSDPTYTSSLGGKIPIRWTAPEAIAYRKFTSASDTWSYGIVMWEVMSYGERPYWDMSNQDVINAIEQDYRLPPPPECPASLHALMLDCWQKERANRPRFCDVVAALDRLIRNPTSLKVTHPEAQSLSHPLLDQSPPPLSACGSVSEWLRAIKMERYEQSFLQAGFTNLDIVSQLNTEDLLRVGVTLAGHQKKILSSIQTLRIHKAPPTLLY, from the exons ATGTGCTGATGAACACCAAGCTGGCCACATCTGACCTAAGATGGACGAGCTACCCTGCTGATGACCCGCAG TGGGAGGAAGCGAGCTCGAGGGACGATGACCATAACACCGTGCGGACCTATGAGATCTGTACGATCGCTAGTAGTTCTTCCTATTGGCTGAGGACGCGCTGGATACCCCTGAAGGCGGCGACCACAGTCTACGTGGAGATCTG GTTTTCCATGATGGAGTGTTCCAGTCTGAGCAGGCAGCCCTGCAAAGAGACCTTCAACCTGTATTACTACCCGTCAGACGCTGACAACGCCACGCTCACTAGCCCGGCCTGGATGGAAAACCCTTACATCAAAGTAGCCACGGTCGCCGCTGACCACCTGATGCTGCGCGGCACCAGGGGGCGCCCTAACGTCAAGGAGCTGCGCCTAGAGGGACTGCGTAAGGCGGGGCTTTACCTGGCCTTCCAAAGCCAGAGCAACTGCATGGCATTGCTCTCTGTGCGCGTGTTCTACAAGAAGTGCCCGCCCCTGCGCCGCGCCTTTGCCTCTTTCCCTGAAACCGTCCCCCACTCGCTGGTGGAGCAG GCTCAGGGTGTGTGCGTGGAGAATGCTGTGACGCCGCCTGGCGAGCAGTCACAACCTCCCAGCATGCTTTGTAGCGAGGTTGGGGAGTGGGTAGGGCAGCCAACGTCCAGCTGCGCCTGTCGTCCTGGATACGAAGCTGGAGAGACCGACATGCGCTGTCGAG CGTGTCCGTCTGGTCATTTTAAAGCCGAGTCAGGATCTGTTGGCTGCAGCTCCTGTCCAGCCAATAGCAACACACGAATTCCAGGCTCCGCCTACTGCCCGTGTCACTCCGGTTTCTATCGAGCCGACTCGGACCCGCCGCACACTGCCTGCACAC AGCCCCCCTCGGCCCCTCGCTCCCCGGTGAGTCAGCTCAACGACACCACGGTGACTCTGGAGTGGAGCGAACCGCTGGACCGCGGAGGACGACAAGACCTGACCTATAGAGTTCTGTGCTCTACCTGTGGCCCAGCCACCGCCACAAAG GACACTTCCTGTTCCCCGTGTGGTGACAGCATTCTTTACCGACCGGCACAGAACGGCCTGACCCAGCGGCGCGTTGTCATATGGGGGCTCCACCCACAAACAAAGTACATCTTCACCATCCAGTCGTTAAACGGCGTCTCTGCACTCAGCCACTCAGAGCCCGCCTCCAGCAAGCTCAACATCACCACCAGCAGAGATG TTCCTCCTCCAGTATCTGGTCTGAGGAGGGTGGAGGCCTCAGAGAGCAGTATGTCTTTAGAGTGGAGCGTCCCAGTTGTGCAGAACCAGTACCAGATCCTGGACTACGAGCTCCGCTACAGGCCTGAG GATAGCGAGGAGGCGGTAGAGTGGCAGTACGTGTTCAGCAGGTCTTCTTCTCTGGTGCTGAACGGGCTGCAACGGGCGACACGGTACCAGGTGCAGGTCCGCGCTCGCTCTCAGGCCGGTTATGGCTCATTCGGCGCTGAGACCGGCTTCAACACGCTGCCTGACG GCGTGTCCCAGCTGATGGTGACCGGAGTTGCAGCCTCTTTGGGGATACTGCTGCTCGTTGTGGCGGCCATAGTCGGCGTGTTCTGCTAccg caggaggaagaggagcgcgCACATCCACGACAAGAGCGGGCACTACCATATGGGACAGA CGATGAAGGTCTACATCGACCCGTTCACCTATGAGGACCCAAACGAGGCGGTGAGGGAGTTTGCCAAAGAGATCGACGCCTCCTTCGTTAAGATCGAGGAAGTCATTGGCGCAG GTGAGTTTGGAGAGGTGTGTCGTGGTCGGCTGAGGATCCCGGGCAGGAAGGAGAACTACGTGGCCATTAAGACCCTGAAGGGTGGCTACACGGAAAAGCAGAGGCGGGACTTCCTGTCGGAGGCGTCCATCATGGGACAGTTCCAGCACCCCAACATCATCCACCTGGAGGGAGTCATCACCACTTCCTGTCCTGTCATGATCCTCACTGAGTTCATGGAAAACGGAGCGCTCGACAGCTTCCTGAGG ATGAATGATGGCCAGTTCACCACCATCCAGCTGGTTGGGATGCTGCGCGGCATCGCAGCAGGGATGAAGTATCTGTCTGAAATGAGCTACGTCCATAGAGACCTGGCGGCTCGTAACATCCTGGTGAACTCCAACCTGGTCTGTAAG gtgTCAGATTTCGGCCTGAGCAGGTTTCTGACTGAAAACTCGTCAGACCCGACGTACACCAGCTCTCTG GGTGGCAAGATTCCCATTCGGTGGACGGCTCCTGAAGCCATCGCGTACAG GAAGTTCACTTCAGCCAGTGACACCTGGAGTTACGGCATTGTCATGTGGGAAGTGATGTCATACGGGGAGCGACCATACTGGGACATGAGCAACCAGGAC gtgataAACGCCATCGAGCAGGACTACCGGCTGCCCCCGCCGCCGGAGTGCCCCGCCTCCCTGCACGCGCTTATGCTGGACTGCTGGCAGAAGGAGCGAGCCAACCGGCCGAGGTTCTGCGACGTGGTGGCGGCGCTCGACAGGCTGATCCGAAACCCCACCTCTCTGAAAGTAACGCACCCAGAGGCACAGAG CCTGTCCCATCCTCTGTTGGACCAG AGTCCCCCTCCTCTCTCAGCCTGCGGTTCGGTCTCCGAGTGGCTCCGAGCCATAAAGATGGAGCGATACGAGCAGAGCTTCCTGCAGGCCGGATTCACCAACCTGGACATCGTCTCACAGCTCAACACTGA AGACCTCCTCAGAGTGGGCGTGACCCTTGCCGGGCACCAGAAGAAGATACTCTCTTCCATCCAGACGCTCAGGATACACAAAGCTCCACCCACCCTGCTCTACTGA